A portion of the Rhinopithecus roxellana isolate Shanxi Qingling chromosome 19, ASM756505v1, whole genome shotgun sequence genome contains these proteins:
- the MAPK7 gene encoding mitogen-activated protein kinase 7 isoform X1, which yields MTDSQSSWDRENDTMAEPLKEEDGEDGSAEPPGPVKAEPAHTAASVAAKNLALLKARSFDVTFDVGDEYEIIETIGNGAYGVVSSARRRLTGQQVAIKKIPNAFDVVTNAKRTLRELKILKHFKHDNIIAIKDILRPTVPYGEFKSVPYGVPGYVVLDLMESDLHQIIHSSQPLTLEHVRYFLYQLLRGLKYMHSAQVIHRDLKPSNLLVNENCELKIGDFGMARGLCTSPAEHQYFMTEYVATRWYRAPELMLSLHEYTQAIDLWSVGCIFGEMLARRQLFPGKNYVHQLQLIMMVLGTPSPAVIQAVGAERVRAYIQSLPPRQPVPWETVYPGADRQALSLLGRMLRFEPSARISAAAALRHPFLAKYHDPDDEPDCAPPFDFAFDREALTRERIKEAIVAEIEDFHARREGIRQQIRFQPSLQPVASEPGCPDVEMPSPWAPSGDCAMESPPPAPPPCPGPAPDTIDLTLQPPPPASEPAPPKKEGAISDNTKAALKAALLKSLRSRLRDGPSAPLEASEPRKPVTAQERQREREEKRRRRQERAKEREKRRQERERKERGAGASGGPSTDPLAGLVLSDNDRSLLERWTRMARPPAPAPTSVPAPAPVPTPTPAQPASPPPGPVAQPTGLQPQPAGSTSGPVPQPACPPPGPAPHPTGPPRPIPVPAPPQIATSTSLLAPQSLVPPPGLPGSNTPGVLPYFPPGLPPPDAGGALQSSMSESPDVNLVTQQLSKSQVEDPLPPVFSGTPKGSGAGYGVGFDLEEFLNQSFDMGVADGPQDGQSDSASLSASLLADWLEGHGMNPADIESLQREIQMDSPMLLADLPDLQDP from the exons ATGACAGATTCCCAGAGCTCCTGGGACCGAGAAAATG ACACCATGGCCGAACCCCTGAAGGAGGAAGACGGCGAGGACGGCTCTGCGGAGCCCCCCGGGCCCGTGAAGGCCGAACCCGCCCACACCGCTGCCTCTGTAGCGGCCAAGAACCTGGCCCTGCTTAAAGCCCGCTCCTTCGATGTGACCTTTGACGTGGGCGACGAGTACGAGATCATCGAGACCATAGGCAACGGGGCCTACGGAGTGGTGTCCTCCGCCCGCCGCCGCCTCACCG GCCAGCAGGTGGCCATCAAGAAGATCCCTAATGCTTTCGATGTGGTGACCAATGCCAAGCGAACCCTCAGGGAGCTGAAGATCCTCAAGCACTTTAAGCACGACAACATCATCGCCATCAAGGACATCCTGAGGCCCACTGTGCCCTATGGCGAATTCAAATCTGT CCCCTACGGGGTCCCAGG cTACGTGGTCCTGGACCTGATGGAAAGCGACCTGCACCAGATCATCCACTCCTCACAGCCCCTCACACTGGAACACGTGCGCTACTTCCTGTACCAACTGCTGCGGGGCCTGAAGTACATGCACTCGGCTCAGGTCATCCACCGTGACCTCAAGCCCTCCAACCTATTGGTGAATGAGAACTGTGAGCTCAAGATTGGTGACTTTGGTATGGCTCGTGGCCTGTGCACGTCGCCCGCTGAACATCAGTACTTCATGACCGAGTATGTGGCCACGCGCTGGTACCGTGCCCCCGAGCTCATGCTCTCTTTGCATGAGTATACACAGGCTATTGACCTTTGGTCTGTGGGCTGCATCTTTGGTGAGATGCTGGCCCGGCGCCAGCTCTTCCCAGGCAAAAACTATGTACACCAGCTACAGCTCATCATGATGGTGCTGGGTACCCCATCACCAGCTGTGATTCAGGCTGTGGGGGCTGAGAGGGTGCGGGCCTATATCCAGAgcttgccaccacgccagccTGTGCCCTGGGAGACAGTATACCCAGGTGCCGACCGCCAGGCCCTATCACTCCTGGGTCGCATGCTGCGTTTTGAGCCCAGCGCCCGCATCTCAGCAGCTGCTGCCCTTCGCCACCCTTTCCTGGCCAAGTACCATGATCCTGATGATGAGCCTGACTGTGCCCCACCCTTTGACTTTGCCTTTGACCGTGAAGCCCTCACTCGGGAGCGCATTAAGGAGGCCATTGTGGCCGAGATTGAGGACTTCCATGCAAGGCGCGAGGGCATCCGCCAACAGATCCGCTTCCAGCCTTCTCTACAGCCTGTGGCTAGTGAACCTGGCTGTCCAGATGTTGAAATGCCCAGTCCCTGGGCTCCCAGTGGGGACTGTGCCATGGAGTCTCCCCCACCAGCCCCACCACCGTGCCCTGGCCCTGCACCTGACACCATTGATCTGACCCTGCAGCCACCCCCACCAGCCAGTGAGCCTGCCCCACCTAAGAAAGAGGGTGCCATCTCAGACAACACTAAGGCTGCCCTTAAAGCCGCCCTGCTCAAGTCTTTGAGAAGCCGGCTCAGAG ATGGCCCCAGCGCACCCCTGGAGGCTTCTGAGCCTCGGAAGCCAGTGACAGCCCAGGAGCGCCAGCGGGAGCGGGAGGagaagcggcggcggcggcaagAGCGAGCCAAGGAGCGGGAGAAACGGCGGCAGGAGCGGGAGCGAAAGGAACGGGGGGCTGGGGCCTCTGGGGGCCCCTCCACTGACCCCTTGGCTGGACTAGTGCTCAGCGACAATGACAGAAGCCTGTTGGAACGCTGGACTCGAATGGCCcgacccccagccccagccccgacCTCTGTGCCAGCCCCTGCCCCAGTGCCAACGCCAACCCCAGCCCAACCTGCCAGTCCTCCCCCTGGCCCTGTAGCCCAGCCCACTGGCCTGCAACCACAACCTGCGGGCTCCACATCTGGCCCTGTACCCCAGCCTGCCTGCCCACCCCCTGgccctgcaccccaccccacTGGCCCTCCTAGGCCCATCCCTGTCCCTGCGCCACCCCAGATTGCCACCTCTACCAGCCTCCTGGCTCCCCAGTCACTTGTGCCACCCCCTGGGTTGCCTGGCTCCAACACCCCAGGAGTTTTGCCTTACTTCCCACCTGGCCTGCCACCTCCAGACGCCGGGGGAGCCCTTCAGTCTTCCATGTCAGAGTCACCTGATGTCAACCTAGTGACCCAGCAGCTATCTAAGTCACAG GTGGAAGACCCCCTGCCCCCTGTGTTCTCAGGCACACCAAAGGGCAGTGGGGCTGGCTACGGTGTTGGCTTTGACCTGGAGGAATTCTTAAACCAGTCTTTCGACATGGGCGTGGCTGATGGGCCACAGGATGG CCAGTCAGATTCAGCCTCACTCTCAGCCTCCCTGCTTGCTGACTGGCTCGAAGGCCATGGCATGAACCCTGCCGATATTGAGTCCCTGCAGCGTGAGATCCAGATGGACTCCCCAATGCTGCTGGCTGACCTGCCTGACCTCCAGGACCCCTGA
- the MAPK7 gene encoding mitogen-activated protein kinase 7 isoform X5: MESDLHQIIHSSQPLTLEHVRYFLYQLLRGLKYMHSAQVIHRDLKPSNLLVNENCELKIGDFGMARGLCTSPAEHQYFMTEYVATRWYRAPELMLSLHEYTQAIDLWSVGCIFGEMLARRQLFPGKNYVHQLQLIMMVLGTPSPAVIQAVGAERVRAYIQSLPPRQPVPWETVYPGADRQALSLLGRMLRFEPSARISAAAALRHPFLAKYHDPDDEPDCAPPFDFAFDREALTRERIKEAIVAEIEDFHARREGIRQQIRFQPSLQPVASEPGCPDVEMPSPWAPSGDCAMESPPPAPPPCPGPAPDTIDLTLQPPPPASEPAPPKKEGAISDNTKAALKAALLKSLRSRLRDGPSAPLEASEPRKPVTAQERQREREEKRRRRQERAKEREKRRQERERKERGAGASGGPSTDPLAGLVLSDNDRSLLERWTRMARPPAPAPTSVPAPAPVPTPTPAQPASPPPGPVAQPTGLQPQPAGSTSGPVPQPACPPPGPAPHPTGPPRPIPVPAPPQIATSTSLLAPQSLVPPPGLPGSNTPGVLPYFPPGLPPPDAGGALQSSMSESPDVNLVTQQLSKSQVEDPLPPVFSGTPKGSGAGYGVGFDLEEFLNQSFDMGVADGPQDGQSDSASLSASLLADWLEGHGMNPADIESLQREIQMDSPMLLADLPDLQDP; this comes from the exons ATGGAAAGCGACCTGCACCAGATCATCCACTCCTCACAGCCCCTCACACTGGAACACGTGCGCTACTTCCTGTACCAACTGCTGCGGGGCCTGAAGTACATGCACTCGGCTCAGGTCATCCACCGTGACCTCAAGCCCTCCAACCTATTGGTGAATGAGAACTGTGAGCTCAAGATTGGTGACTTTGGTATGGCTCGTGGCCTGTGCACGTCGCCCGCTGAACATCAGTACTTCATGACCGAGTATGTGGCCACGCGCTGGTACCGTGCCCCCGAGCTCATGCTCTCTTTGCATGAGTATACACAGGCTATTGACCTTTGGTCTGTGGGCTGCATCTTTGGTGAGATGCTGGCCCGGCGCCAGCTCTTCCCAGGCAAAAACTATGTACACCAGCTACAGCTCATCATGATGGTGCTGGGTACCCCATCACCAGCTGTGATTCAGGCTGTGGGGGCTGAGAGGGTGCGGGCCTATATCCAGAgcttgccaccacgccagccTGTGCCCTGGGAGACAGTATACCCAGGTGCCGACCGCCAGGCCCTATCACTCCTGGGTCGCATGCTGCGTTTTGAGCCCAGCGCCCGCATCTCAGCAGCTGCTGCCCTTCGCCACCCTTTCCTGGCCAAGTACCATGATCCTGATGATGAGCCTGACTGTGCCCCACCCTTTGACTTTGCCTTTGACCGTGAAGCCCTCACTCGGGAGCGCATTAAGGAGGCCATTGTGGCCGAGATTGAGGACTTCCATGCAAGGCGCGAGGGCATCCGCCAACAGATCCGCTTCCAGCCTTCTCTACAGCCTGTGGCTAGTGAACCTGGCTGTCCAGATGTTGAAATGCCCAGTCCCTGGGCTCCCAGTGGGGACTGTGCCATGGAGTCTCCCCCACCAGCCCCACCACCGTGCCCTGGCCCTGCACCTGACACCATTGATCTGACCCTGCAGCCACCCCCACCAGCCAGTGAGCCTGCCCCACCTAAGAAAGAGGGTGCCATCTCAGACAACACTAAGGCTGCCCTTAAAGCCGCCCTGCTCAAGTCTTTGAGAAGCCGGCTCAGAG ATGGCCCCAGCGCACCCCTGGAGGCTTCTGAGCCTCGGAAGCCAGTGACAGCCCAGGAGCGCCAGCGGGAGCGGGAGGagaagcggcggcggcggcaagAGCGAGCCAAGGAGCGGGAGAAACGGCGGCAGGAGCGGGAGCGAAAGGAACGGGGGGCTGGGGCCTCTGGGGGCCCCTCCACTGACCCCTTGGCTGGACTAGTGCTCAGCGACAATGACAGAAGCCTGTTGGAACGCTGGACTCGAATGGCCcgacccccagccccagccccgacCTCTGTGCCAGCCCCTGCCCCAGTGCCAACGCCAACCCCAGCCCAACCTGCCAGTCCTCCCCCTGGCCCTGTAGCCCAGCCCACTGGCCTGCAACCACAACCTGCGGGCTCCACATCTGGCCCTGTACCCCAGCCTGCCTGCCCACCCCCTGgccctgcaccccaccccacTGGCCCTCCTAGGCCCATCCCTGTCCCTGCGCCACCCCAGATTGCCACCTCTACCAGCCTCCTGGCTCCCCAGTCACTTGTGCCACCCCCTGGGTTGCCTGGCTCCAACACCCCAGGAGTTTTGCCTTACTTCCCACCTGGCCTGCCACCTCCAGACGCCGGGGGAGCCCTTCAGTCTTCCATGTCAGAGTCACCTGATGTCAACCTAGTGACCCAGCAGCTATCTAAGTCACAG GTGGAAGACCCCCTGCCCCCTGTGTTCTCAGGCACACCAAAGGGCAGTGGGGCTGGCTACGGTGTTGGCTTTGACCTGGAGGAATTCTTAAACCAGTCTTTCGACATGGGCGTGGCTGATGGGCCACAGGATGG CCAGTCAGATTCAGCCTCACTCTCAGCCTCCCTGCTTGCTGACTGGCTCGAAGGCCATGGCATGAACCCTGCCGATATTGAGTCCCTGCAGCGTGAGATCCAGATGGACTCCCCAATGCTGCTGGCTGACCTGCCTGACCTCCAGGACCCCTGA
- the MAPK7 gene encoding mitogen-activated protein kinase 7 isoform X3: MAEPLKEEDGEDGSAEPPGPVKAEPAHTAASVAAKNLALLKARSFDVTFDVGDEYEIIETIGNGAYGVVSSARRRLTGQQVAIKKIPNAFDVVTNAKRTLRELKILKHFKHDNIIAIKDILRPTVPYGEFKSVPYGVPGYVVLDLMESDLHQIIHSSQPLTLEHVRYFLYQLLRGLKYMHSAQVIHRDLKPSNLLVNENCELKIGDFGMARGLCTSPAEHQYFMTEYVATRWYRAPELMLSLHEYTQAIDLWSVGCIFGEMLARRQLFPGKNYVHQLQLIMMVLGTPSPAVIQAVGAERVRAYIQSLPPRQPVPWETVYPGADRQALSLLGRMLRFEPSARISAAAALRHPFLAKYHDPDDEPDCAPPFDFAFDREALTRERIKEAIVAEIEDFHARREGIRQQIRFQPSLQPVASEPGCPDVEMPSPWAPSGDCAMESPPPAPPPCPGPAPDTIDLTLQPPPPASEPAPPKKEGAISDNTKAALKAALLKSLRSRLRDGPSAPLEASEPRKPVTAQERQREREEKRRRRQERAKEREKRRQERERKERGAGASGGPSTDPLAGLVLSDNDRSLLERWTRMARPPAPAPTSVPAPAPVPTPTPAQPASPPPGPVAQPTGLQPQPAGSTSGPVPQPACPPPGPAPHPTGPPRPIPVPAPPQIATSTSLLAPQSLVPPPGLPGSNTPGVLPYFPPGLPPPDAGGALQSSMSESPDVNLVTQQLSKSQVEDPLPPVFSGTPKGSGAGYGVGFDLEEFLNQSFDMGVADGPQDGQSDSASLSASLLADWLEGHGMNPADIESLQREIQMDSPMLLADLPDLQDP, from the exons ATGGCCGAACCCCTGAAGGAGGAAGACGGCGAGGACGGCTCTGCGGAGCCCCCCGGGCCCGTGAAGGCCGAACCCGCCCACACCGCTGCCTCTGTAGCGGCCAAGAACCTGGCCCTGCTTAAAGCCCGCTCCTTCGATGTGACCTTTGACGTGGGCGACGAGTACGAGATCATCGAGACCATAGGCAACGGGGCCTACGGAGTGGTGTCCTCCGCCCGCCGCCGCCTCACCG GCCAGCAGGTGGCCATCAAGAAGATCCCTAATGCTTTCGATGTGGTGACCAATGCCAAGCGAACCCTCAGGGAGCTGAAGATCCTCAAGCACTTTAAGCACGACAACATCATCGCCATCAAGGACATCCTGAGGCCCACTGTGCCCTATGGCGAATTCAAATCTGT CCCCTACGGGGTCCCAGG cTACGTGGTCCTGGACCTGATGGAAAGCGACCTGCACCAGATCATCCACTCCTCACAGCCCCTCACACTGGAACACGTGCGCTACTTCCTGTACCAACTGCTGCGGGGCCTGAAGTACATGCACTCGGCTCAGGTCATCCACCGTGACCTCAAGCCCTCCAACCTATTGGTGAATGAGAACTGTGAGCTCAAGATTGGTGACTTTGGTATGGCTCGTGGCCTGTGCACGTCGCCCGCTGAACATCAGTACTTCATGACCGAGTATGTGGCCACGCGCTGGTACCGTGCCCCCGAGCTCATGCTCTCTTTGCATGAGTATACACAGGCTATTGACCTTTGGTCTGTGGGCTGCATCTTTGGTGAGATGCTGGCCCGGCGCCAGCTCTTCCCAGGCAAAAACTATGTACACCAGCTACAGCTCATCATGATGGTGCTGGGTACCCCATCACCAGCTGTGATTCAGGCTGTGGGGGCTGAGAGGGTGCGGGCCTATATCCAGAgcttgccaccacgccagccTGTGCCCTGGGAGACAGTATACCCAGGTGCCGACCGCCAGGCCCTATCACTCCTGGGTCGCATGCTGCGTTTTGAGCCCAGCGCCCGCATCTCAGCAGCTGCTGCCCTTCGCCACCCTTTCCTGGCCAAGTACCATGATCCTGATGATGAGCCTGACTGTGCCCCACCCTTTGACTTTGCCTTTGACCGTGAAGCCCTCACTCGGGAGCGCATTAAGGAGGCCATTGTGGCCGAGATTGAGGACTTCCATGCAAGGCGCGAGGGCATCCGCCAACAGATCCGCTTCCAGCCTTCTCTACAGCCTGTGGCTAGTGAACCTGGCTGTCCAGATGTTGAAATGCCCAGTCCCTGGGCTCCCAGTGGGGACTGTGCCATGGAGTCTCCCCCACCAGCCCCACCACCGTGCCCTGGCCCTGCACCTGACACCATTGATCTGACCCTGCAGCCACCCCCACCAGCCAGTGAGCCTGCCCCACCTAAGAAAGAGGGTGCCATCTCAGACAACACTAAGGCTGCCCTTAAAGCCGCCCTGCTCAAGTCTTTGAGAAGCCGGCTCAGAG ATGGCCCCAGCGCACCCCTGGAGGCTTCTGAGCCTCGGAAGCCAGTGACAGCCCAGGAGCGCCAGCGGGAGCGGGAGGagaagcggcggcggcggcaagAGCGAGCCAAGGAGCGGGAGAAACGGCGGCAGGAGCGGGAGCGAAAGGAACGGGGGGCTGGGGCCTCTGGGGGCCCCTCCACTGACCCCTTGGCTGGACTAGTGCTCAGCGACAATGACAGAAGCCTGTTGGAACGCTGGACTCGAATGGCCcgacccccagccccagccccgacCTCTGTGCCAGCCCCTGCCCCAGTGCCAACGCCAACCCCAGCCCAACCTGCCAGTCCTCCCCCTGGCCCTGTAGCCCAGCCCACTGGCCTGCAACCACAACCTGCGGGCTCCACATCTGGCCCTGTACCCCAGCCTGCCTGCCCACCCCCTGgccctgcaccccaccccacTGGCCCTCCTAGGCCCATCCCTGTCCCTGCGCCACCCCAGATTGCCACCTCTACCAGCCTCCTGGCTCCCCAGTCACTTGTGCCACCCCCTGGGTTGCCTGGCTCCAACACCCCAGGAGTTTTGCCTTACTTCCCACCTGGCCTGCCACCTCCAGACGCCGGGGGAGCCCTTCAGTCTTCCATGTCAGAGTCACCTGATGTCAACCTAGTGACCCAGCAGCTATCTAAGTCACAG GTGGAAGACCCCCTGCCCCCTGTGTTCTCAGGCACACCAAAGGGCAGTGGGGCTGGCTACGGTGTTGGCTTTGACCTGGAGGAATTCTTAAACCAGTCTTTCGACATGGGCGTGGCTGATGGGCCACAGGATGG CCAGTCAGATTCAGCCTCACTCTCAGCCTCCCTGCTTGCTGACTGGCTCGAAGGCCATGGCATGAACCCTGCCGATATTGAGTCCCTGCAGCGTGAGATCCAGATGGACTCCCCAATGCTGCTGGCTGACCTGCCTGACCTCCAGGACCCCTGA
- the MAPK7 gene encoding mitogen-activated protein kinase 7 isoform X4: protein MAEPLKEEDGEDGSAEPPGPVKAEPAHTAASVAAKNLALLKARSFDVTFDVGDEYEIIETIGNGAYGVVSSARRRLTGQQVAIKKIPNAFDVVTNAKRTLRELKILKHFKHDNIIAIKDILRPTVPYGEFKSVYVVLDLMESDLHQIIHSSQPLTLEHVRYFLYQLLRGLKYMHSAQVIHRDLKPSNLLVNENCELKIGDFGMARGLCTSPAEHQYFMTEYVATRWYRAPELMLSLHEYTQAIDLWSVGCIFGEMLARRQLFPGKNYVHQLQLIMMVLGTPSPAVIQAVGAERVRAYIQSLPPRQPVPWETVYPGADRQALSLLGRMLRFEPSARISAAAALRHPFLAKYHDPDDEPDCAPPFDFAFDREALTRERIKEAIVAEIEDFHARREGIRQQIRFQPSLQPVASEPGCPDVEMPSPWAPSGDCAMESPPPAPPPCPGPAPDTIDLTLQPPPPASEPAPPKKEGAISDNTKAALKAALLKSLRSRLRDGPSAPLEASEPRKPVTAQERQREREEKRRRRQERAKEREKRRQERERKERGAGASGGPSTDPLAGLVLSDNDRSLLERWTRMARPPAPAPTSVPAPAPVPTPTPAQPASPPPGPVAQPTGLQPQPAGSTSGPVPQPACPPPGPAPHPTGPPRPIPVPAPPQIATSTSLLAPQSLVPPPGLPGSNTPGVLPYFPPGLPPPDAGGALQSSMSESPDVNLVTQQLSKSQVEDPLPPVFSGTPKGSGAGYGVGFDLEEFLNQSFDMGVADGPQDGQSDSASLSASLLADWLEGHGMNPADIESLQREIQMDSPMLLADLPDLQDP from the exons ATGGCCGAACCCCTGAAGGAGGAAGACGGCGAGGACGGCTCTGCGGAGCCCCCCGGGCCCGTGAAGGCCGAACCCGCCCACACCGCTGCCTCTGTAGCGGCCAAGAACCTGGCCCTGCTTAAAGCCCGCTCCTTCGATGTGACCTTTGACGTGGGCGACGAGTACGAGATCATCGAGACCATAGGCAACGGGGCCTACGGAGTGGTGTCCTCCGCCCGCCGCCGCCTCACCG GCCAGCAGGTGGCCATCAAGAAGATCCCTAATGCTTTCGATGTGGTGACCAATGCCAAGCGAACCCTCAGGGAGCTGAAGATCCTCAAGCACTTTAAGCACGACAACATCATCGCCATCAAGGACATCCTGAGGCCCACTGTGCCCTATGGCGAATTCAAATCTGT cTACGTGGTCCTGGACCTGATGGAAAGCGACCTGCACCAGATCATCCACTCCTCACAGCCCCTCACACTGGAACACGTGCGCTACTTCCTGTACCAACTGCTGCGGGGCCTGAAGTACATGCACTCGGCTCAGGTCATCCACCGTGACCTCAAGCCCTCCAACCTATTGGTGAATGAGAACTGTGAGCTCAAGATTGGTGACTTTGGTATGGCTCGTGGCCTGTGCACGTCGCCCGCTGAACATCAGTACTTCATGACCGAGTATGTGGCCACGCGCTGGTACCGTGCCCCCGAGCTCATGCTCTCTTTGCATGAGTATACACAGGCTATTGACCTTTGGTCTGTGGGCTGCATCTTTGGTGAGATGCTGGCCCGGCGCCAGCTCTTCCCAGGCAAAAACTATGTACACCAGCTACAGCTCATCATGATGGTGCTGGGTACCCCATCACCAGCTGTGATTCAGGCTGTGGGGGCTGAGAGGGTGCGGGCCTATATCCAGAgcttgccaccacgccagccTGTGCCCTGGGAGACAGTATACCCAGGTGCCGACCGCCAGGCCCTATCACTCCTGGGTCGCATGCTGCGTTTTGAGCCCAGCGCCCGCATCTCAGCAGCTGCTGCCCTTCGCCACCCTTTCCTGGCCAAGTACCATGATCCTGATGATGAGCCTGACTGTGCCCCACCCTTTGACTTTGCCTTTGACCGTGAAGCCCTCACTCGGGAGCGCATTAAGGAGGCCATTGTGGCCGAGATTGAGGACTTCCATGCAAGGCGCGAGGGCATCCGCCAACAGATCCGCTTCCAGCCTTCTCTACAGCCTGTGGCTAGTGAACCTGGCTGTCCAGATGTTGAAATGCCCAGTCCCTGGGCTCCCAGTGGGGACTGTGCCATGGAGTCTCCCCCACCAGCCCCACCACCGTGCCCTGGCCCTGCACCTGACACCATTGATCTGACCCTGCAGCCACCCCCACCAGCCAGTGAGCCTGCCCCACCTAAGAAAGAGGGTGCCATCTCAGACAACACTAAGGCTGCCCTTAAAGCCGCCCTGCTCAAGTCTTTGAGAAGCCGGCTCAGAG ATGGCCCCAGCGCACCCCTGGAGGCTTCTGAGCCTCGGAAGCCAGTGACAGCCCAGGAGCGCCAGCGGGAGCGGGAGGagaagcggcggcggcggcaagAGCGAGCCAAGGAGCGGGAGAAACGGCGGCAGGAGCGGGAGCGAAAGGAACGGGGGGCTGGGGCCTCTGGGGGCCCCTCCACTGACCCCTTGGCTGGACTAGTGCTCAGCGACAATGACAGAAGCCTGTTGGAACGCTGGACTCGAATGGCCcgacccccagccccagccccgacCTCTGTGCCAGCCCCTGCCCCAGTGCCAACGCCAACCCCAGCCCAACCTGCCAGTCCTCCCCCTGGCCCTGTAGCCCAGCCCACTGGCCTGCAACCACAACCTGCGGGCTCCACATCTGGCCCTGTACCCCAGCCTGCCTGCCCACCCCCTGgccctgcaccccaccccacTGGCCCTCCTAGGCCCATCCCTGTCCCTGCGCCACCCCAGATTGCCACCTCTACCAGCCTCCTGGCTCCCCAGTCACTTGTGCCACCCCCTGGGTTGCCTGGCTCCAACACCCCAGGAGTTTTGCCTTACTTCCCACCTGGCCTGCCACCTCCAGACGCCGGGGGAGCCCTTCAGTCTTCCATGTCAGAGTCACCTGATGTCAACCTAGTGACCCAGCAGCTATCTAAGTCACAG GTGGAAGACCCCCTGCCCCCTGTGTTCTCAGGCACACCAAAGGGCAGTGGGGCTGGCTACGGTGTTGGCTTTGACCTGGAGGAATTCTTAAACCAGTCTTTCGACATGGGCGTGGCTGATGGGCCACAGGATGG CCAGTCAGATTCAGCCTCACTCTCAGCCTCCCTGCTTGCTGACTGGCTCGAAGGCCATGGCATGAACCCTGCCGATATTGAGTCCCTGCAGCGTGAGATCCAGATGGACTCCCCAATGCTGCTGGCTGACCTGCCTGACCTCCAGGACCCCTGA